Proteins encoded within one genomic window of Humulus lupulus chromosome 1, drHumLupu1.1, whole genome shotgun sequence:
- the LOC133800400 gene encoding CBS domain-containing protein CBSCBSPB3 produces the protein MSSQVVPKRNSLTAKRGPSAAVKKSAPVDNGTAVNGTATKPSSPPHSSVGGERTVKKLRLSKALTIPEGVTVSDACRRMAARRVDAVLLTDANALLSGIVTDKDIATRVIAEGLRPEQTIVSKIMTRNPIFVTSDSLAIEALQKMVQGKFRHLPVVENGEVIALLDITKCLYDAISRMEKAAEQGSAIAAAVEGVERQWGNNFSAPYAFLETLRERMFKPSLATIITESTKVAIVSPSDPVYVAAKKMREYRVNSVIIATGNKIQGILTSKDILMRVVAINLSPELTLVEKVMTPNPECATTETTILDALHIMHDGKFLHLPVLEKDGHVAACVDVLQITHAAISMVESSSGTVNDMANTMMQKFWDSALALEPPDDCDTHSEMSAFTNFDGSEIGKLNYPSLGLGSSFAFKFEDFKGRVHRLNCGTENLEELVSTVMQRIGAGSGSDQPQILYEDDEGDKVLLATDNDLISAVSHARSIGLKVLRLHLDFSDSNQETMQRSSTAAIETTGWKPSHVSMFAGVAVLTSIGVLVYLKRT, from the exons ATGAGCAGCCAGGTGGTCCCGAAGAGGAACAGTCTCACCGCCAAACGAGGTCCCTCGGCGGCCGTCAAAAAATCGGCACCGGTCGACAACGGCACCGCCGTCAATGGCACTGCCACAAAACCCTCCTCTCCTCCTCATTC GTCTGTGGGCGGGGAGAGGACCGTAAAGAAGCTGAGGTTGTCAAAGGCCCTCACAATTCCTGAAGGCGTTACTGTATCCGATGCTTGTCGGCGCATGGCAGCTCGTCGTGTTGATGCTGTTCTGTTAACTGATGCCAATGCATTGCTTTCTGGAATTGTTACTGACAAG GACATTGCCACTAGAGTTATAGCGGAGGGTTTAAGACCGGAGCAGACAATTGTATCGAAAATCATGACGCGGAATCCCATTTTTGTTACTTCTGATTCATTAGCCATTGAGGCTCTTCAGAAGATGGTCCAAG GTAAATTTAGGCATCTTCCTGTTGTAGAAAATGGTGAAGTTATTGCCTTGTTGGATATAACAAAATGCCTCTATGATGCCATATCTAGAATGGAGAAGGCAGCTGAGCAGGGAAGTGCAATTGCTGCTGCAGTTGAAGGTGTTGAGCGTCAGTGGGGAAACAACTTTTCTG CTCCATATGCATTTTTAGAAACTCTGAGGGAGCGAATGTTCAAGCCTTCCTTGGCAACTATCATTACCGAAAGTACCAA GGTTGCAATTGTATCACCATCAGATCCTGTCTATGTTGCAGCAAAAAAGATGCGGGAATATCGGGTTAATTCAGTCATTATAGCAACAGGGAACAAGATTCAAGGAATACTCAC GTCAAAGGATATACTCATGCGAGTTGTCGCCATAAATCTCTCACCTGAGTTGACTCTGGTAGAAAAG GTAATGACACCAAACCCAGAATGTGCCACTACGGAAACGACAATCCTTGATGCGTTGCACATAATGCATGATGGGAAGTTTCTTCATCTTCCGGTTTTGGAAAAAG ATGGACACGTTGCTGCTTGTGTGGATGTGTTGCAGATAACTCACGCAGCAATATCTATG GTCGAAAGCAGCTCTGGCACAGTTAATGATATGGCCAACACCATGATGCAGAAGTTTTGGGATTCAGCTCTTGCTCTAGAGCCACCTGATGATTGTGACACACACAG TGAAATGTCTGCATTCACGAACTTTGATGGGTCAGAGATAGGAAAGCTTAACTATCCATCCCTTGGTCTTGGAAGTTCATTTGCTTTCAAATTTGAGGATTTTAAGGGCCGCGTACATCGACTGAATTGTG GTACTGAAAATTTGGAGGAATTAGTGTCTACGGTCATGCAAAGGATAGGTGCTGGAAGTGGTTCTGACCAGCCTCAGATTTTA tatgaagatgatgaaggTGATAAGGTTTTACTTGCAACTGATAATGATCTTATTAGTGCTGTTAGCCATGCGCGGTCAATAGGattgaag GTTTTGAGGTTACACCTGGACTTCTCTGATTCAAATCAGGAAACAATGCAACGATCGAGCACAGCCGCCATAGAAACAACTGGATGGAAGCCTTCTCATGTCAGCATGTTTGCCGGTGTTGCTGTCTTGACCAGCATCGGGGTGCTGGTTTACTTGAAGCGCACTTAG